Below is a genomic region from Rosa chinensis cultivar Old Blush chromosome 5, RchiOBHm-V2, whole genome shotgun sequence.
CCCGGTCTTACATAAATATATTattgaaaatttttgttatatatatatatatatatatacacacaaatataaatacaattaattttttttttttttagtgtttgttttgttttggaccTCTTATATATCTTATATTACTATTCCActtctttaaaaacaaaaaaaatgagtgTCAACATGTACATTCCTTGAAAATCTGCTCTTGCTGCCATTTTGGAAGTTAAATGTGTGGAGGAGAACGATAGATACTTGGGTCTCCCAATGCGTGTAGGAAAatccaaaacccaaaattttcAGTACATCAAGGAAAAATTGTCCAAAAAACTAGAGAGCTGGAAGGCTAAAATTCTTAGCTGTGCAGGTAAAGAAATTTTAATAATGGCTGTTGCTCAAACCATGCCGCTTTATGCTATGAATTGCTATTTGTTGCCTAAGACTTTTTGTGATGATGTCCATAAGCTTTgcgcttctttcttttggggTGACACGAATGACAAAAAGAAAATCCACTGGAGGAGTTGAGAACGGCTCTGTCTCACAAAGCATAAAGGAGGCATGGGTTACAAAAATTTATATGCTTATAACCTTGCTATGTTGGCAAAGCAAGGTTGGAGATTGGTCACAAATCCTGATTCACTCATTGCAAGATTGTATAAAGCAAGATACTTTCCAAATTGTGACTTTTGGCAAGCGAAGTTGGGTGATACACCCTCCTTCTCTTGAAGGAGTATCCTTGCAGGATGACCTGTGTTAAGGGCTAGAACTAAGTGGAGAATTGGTGATGGTACGAAGGTGAATATTTGGCGGGATAATTGGGTTCTAGAATGTTCGCAGTTTCTTATATAGAGACCTGCTCTCTCGCTCCAGTTGAATATATCGACCTTATTAACTTCCAGACTAGACAGTGGATACCCGGACTGGTCCATGCGGTCTTCCATCCTACTGTGGCATCTAAGGTTCTCAGCATGCCTCTTAGTCAACAAACAAAGCCTGACAAGTTGTACTGGAGCTTGGAAAGGAGAGGTTGGTTCACAGTCAAAACTGCTTACTAGGTGGCTAGACCACAGGTTCTTGACCATGTTCTTGTGTCTTCTTCTAATGGTGATCCTTTTAAGGAGTCGTGGAGGAAACTTTGGAAGGCCAATGTTCCTGGTAAGGTATAGATATGTGTATGGATAGGTTGTTGCAATTTGTTACCTACAAGGGAAAGGCTAATGAGTAAGGGCTATGTGGGAGACCTCACTTGTTTGTTATGCAACCATCAGTTGGAAGACACTGCTCATATCTTTTGTAAGTGCACTACAGCCTCTACTCTTTTATCTTAATCTCCATTCCATCTCCAAAGTTCTTTGCTTCCTTAAATCAATTTCAAAGAATGGATGCTGGAACAAGCTTTGAATCTTAGAATGGAGGTTTTTGAAAAGCTCTTGATGCTTTTATGGGGACTGTGGACGAATTGGAACACCAAACTGTGGGAGGGTACTGCTAGAAGTCCTCCAGACTTGTTTTTTGGTTGCATGACTTTGCTGGAGGAATTTCAGAAGTCACGAGCTACTGAGAAAAAGCCAAGGCAATCCAATCTTTATGCATGGCAGTCTCCAGCAGCAAATACGTTAAAGCTTAACATTGATGGGGCTTATGTACCTCACCTCACTAAGGGTAGAATAAGAGGCATTCTTCGTAACTCTAGAGGACATGTTGTTGCTGCGTTTCAGCGAGTAGTCCATTTTGTGAGTTCAGCTTTCCATGTCGAGCTCCTTGCTATACAGGCCGGACTAGAGTTGATTAGAAGATATGATTACCGGTCTGTGGTTATTGAAACTGATTGTCAAATAGCAGTCCAAGACATAGGCAGTGCTTCTCCAGTTCTCACTCAATATGGGACTCTAATTGATGACATCTACCTTCAAGAACCTGCAGCAGGTACGTTTATGCTTCGCTCCCCACACTTGTAATCGAGCAGCCCATAGACTAGCTGGTATTGCTTTTGAATCTAATTTGTGTAACAATTGAGTAAACTCCATTCCAGAGTGTATCCAAGACATTGTACAAAAGGAGATCACTCATACTTAATTAATAAAGCTGAGTTCTGtttgctttaaaaaaaaaaaaaaaaaaaaaaaaaaatggaggactAAAACTTGTAACCAAAAATTCCATTAAAACAAGCAAAACTACAACTGAATTATTAACTAAGATTAATACAATACAATACGATACTACCCAAAAAAAACATAACAATTGAAAGAATGATCAAGGATAAATGtattatcaacaaaataaaaataaaaaaaaggacgaaggaaaaggaagatatatataattttttgggtagtacaaaaataaatgtaagaagaataagggataaaataaaaaataaaaataaaatagtgGAAGGAAAATGGGccccaggaaaaaaaaaacaaatgatatGCAATGTGAATCAAACTTGTATCACTGAGTTGAAATAAGAAGTTCAGTGCCAACTGAACTACAAAACATTCATGCAATTGGGGCCCTTTTACACAAATATATAATAGTACAGAGAATTATATAGGGGCCCCATAATTTGGGGGCCCTGTTCCATCACACATGTTGCACGGCATCTAAGCCGGCTATGGATTTTGTATACATATGTGAATTTAGTTTGATATTTGGAAGGTATATTTACATGAACGAGGAGTCCTGCATGGTCTAGTTCATGATTAGGCCTGCAAAAGTGCAGCTCGTTGGACTAGAGAGTCGCACTTAGATTATGTATTTCAAGCCTAGCCTGGCCAGAATAAGTCCACCTGACCTGTAATGTAACATCCTGAACCTGAACTTACTGGTTTACTAGCCATTTGGGAGGTAAacaacctttactttcacttttactgtcgtttcggtacttttagtggccctaaaagttgactttttgtttgggtcaaaatttgaggaaatgttcttcatgaaagtggTAGAGGAcgtaaaccgagcgcgtgcatatgtagtaCGTAACAATCGGAGTTCGTAAACAAAAGTTATAGcctaaaatgtggaagttactgtttatggtaggtagtataaatttgaaatttttactgTGGGAGCCCGGTAActtccatttctctctctctcctccctcccgtggttctctctctctctttggcTCACCTCTGCAACTCAGCCATCCGACCACCTGGGGACGAGTCGCGACCACCATTCGCTTCCTCTCCCTTCCGTCGACTCGCCTATGGTGGTGGAACACCGTGCCGTGGCCGGAAAACGGGGATCCATGCAGGCTCGGTCCTGAGAAATTTAAGGCCCAGGGCGAATAATAAAATTGGGccatttatattaaaaaaaaaaaaaaattgggcccTTTATATAAAATTACTTGATTTGCTCCATGATTAATGAGACTTGAGAGTTGTgaattgagaagaagaagagaagatttAGAAGGTGAAGAATCTGCAGAATAAAAAGTGTTAAAGAGTAATCGGGCTAATCTCCCTTATTCTCTTTTATTGGCCCAATGTTGTATTCCTTCATTTTTGTCAAGTGGCAGCAGCTCCCATGTGAAGTTGTGAACTGCTCTTTTGTCTAGTTGCAGGGCCCCTATATGTTCCCCTATATGTTGCCACACGTGAATTGCCAAGAATGAACATTCACTTTTGTCTAGTTGCAGCAGCTTTTTGAATTCTtactttttctcttaatttgatTCCCAGCAGAAAAAGACTAAGAGAGACTAAGAGAGTTTTGGGCCCTGGGCTATTGCCCTGCCTGCCCTGGGCCAGGGCCGGGCCTAGATCCAGGGGCTtaaagtttactgtagcaaaaTGGGTCAACGCCGAGTTCTCCAGATTCCGTCCACCAAAAGCGGCCAAACTTGGCCAATCAGAAGTGGCTTGAGACGCAGATCATCCTCCCCAAAGCTTTTGCCGAGAAtcgaagcgtggaggaagaaagcataattggaaaatttcactatACTTCGGATTgtttaattgttcggccacttagaggtattttctgacttttccACAGTTGAGAGAGTTGTTCGGAATGTTGAGACGATGTTGTACAtggaatttggtggccatcggaggtggtggccgtgGCTCGTgaaccccacgcgccgccactgtaggtggcaagtggaggcgcgtagggctgttttctgacttcaattttttagcctattaaatcctataattacTGTAGAgtatatatgtgaagtttggtgaagattggaggagttttgaatcgattataaatttctgaaatttagaatttcgattATCAATTTACGAGACTCCAACCGTCGGATTTCTTTCGAATTTGCTTTAGAAATTGTAAATCGATGAATATAAATTATTGGGGAAGTTTGGATGGATATCAAGTAGAATTAAAAGAGTTAAGATTAAAGGAGACGTTTAGGAATTCGATTTTAATTATTGTAAATTAAACACCCTATATTTATTCGTTTACGGATTATAATTATACAGGGTGACGTATGAAATTACTACTTAGTGACGGATTATAATTGtttcttaaagtaatgctctagttatttatcatattacatttcaAGCATATGATTTAATTTAGGAGATTGATTTGGCTTTATCTCGTGGAAttactttcaataatgatttgtttccaaagttggttatgatttataatattatttgacgaaTTATCTATTtctgaggtgatttccggaattatactatttaattaaatttctattcgtcgatttgagatttttaaagaattttcgaaatgggattttgatggagttatattttcttatttatttatcgactttcggttttggcattgggaatgccttgatgatgattttggaattggttttgtttcggtttacggagattatgttttattattatttctcgcctatttattttgaacttgagattatcttggcgtgtgggacacgtcgttggaaattcatttgcgagatatgggggaagccttatgtatttatggatttactggatttTCGAATATGTTTTCttgtgccatactttgggttgattttatcatgctagcattgagTCCGCCTTTGTGGTGACGTGATGAGATCACGGAAGCCCGTCCGCcattgtggcgctggttactgtctttgtgacagtaatactgaagcccagtatcctaatcgccacacatagtggcgtaagggtatatacgggagtatatgggagtactttagcgtgggaggctcactcgtatgtctatcatcttcccctacttattatattatttttgactagcggggctagtccgactTCCCTTAACCAGTAGGGCTGGCTTGTCTTTACGAGATTCTCGATTTTAAAGATTCATGTTTTaccattgttgcatgcatcgagtttttaaaggtataataaaggaataaatgtgggGAAGTATCAAaacttattttatttaaattattttgattagttatttttgtccactcactctaatgtgTTTTCAATGCTTTTCCCTttggccctttggtttcaaatgcccagtttgttggctagattagttgaggtcgggtgtacatggagttgaggcatagttgtcactgctaCCGCATTGTAGGATATATCGATCCGTTACACTTTTCACTTTTTATTCTAGTATAcctttgttttagaattgctctgataacctgtgggattaatgttattaagttgagatttgtgtagtgTGAATTGGAGAATGTTGTGATTTGGAGagtagggtggctccaggagaataaggatggatggtttagaagtgtaaaaaattttctacaggttttgggtagtccatttttatgggaagttttgtcaaattttttgtagaatttcttTTAAGGTAGGCTCCGCAGGGCCACtccggatttcaaggtgaaatccggggcgggtcctgtcatgtaAGCTTGCTTTATTGTAATAAAGTTGACTAAATTTTAAATGAGTTTTTGACAATTTACCTTaattctaggttttttttttccaccttACACccacttatttttttttctcgctTATCCAtgaagactctaataaggtcttccctaatactcaattaagttttttcttttgttttttgttcatttttgagactattttgccctcaccTAGTTGTTACATAGGGAGAGAGacaaaatggaagagagaaaagCAATCGGTCGCTGGAGaggtttattgtcccccaataaacctttattAAGGGGCAATAAATGTTGGAAAATGTTTTCTTGCCCTTCAATAAACGTTTATcaccccccaataaacatttttttttctttcaagagCAAAACTCGATGCCATTTACATTAATAGAAGGAAAATTGGCATCGAGTTACAAggaaaatttattaaaaaaaaaatgttacaaggaaaattgaataactaaaattatatgaaacgatcataaaacataaatagaTTATGAAAATTTATTTGGGCAACATTAATTACTCATCTAAGTTATTAAATGACATTTTCGGGCGGTACTCATTCGTTGTCGAATTGGATGACGGAAACAACTCACGACGCTGAATTTTCtctattattttccttttctttccatcaTAATACTCTTTACTCAAAGGAGTAATTGATGGTTTGTATTGCTAAAATAGTTTCTTTCTTATCacgctctcttctctcttccttgAGTTGATCTCTTCTTGCCTTTTTCtcattgatttcttgagatctTCTCTTAGTTGATTTAGGTGTGCCACCACTTCTTCTCCAATGGCACTTTCGGAAGAgagaaaaagtaaagaaaaaataaatgagaGCTTAAGCATAGGGAGAAAATGACAGATTGAgaatagagagatatatatgaggaagtagaaggaagatgttatttgtgatatatatttatagtgtgaaaaaataaaaaccaactgCTAGATTGATGACGTCAGCAACGGTTGCCGTTGTTGACGTCATGCTTGCAAAACATCTAACCCCAACGTGGGCCTCTCCACTTTCTGATTCATTTTTTTAAAGGGCTAAAGGGTTATTTTTAGCCCTTTGGGCTGCCTTTTAGCTCTCATTTTTGGCCCTTTACCCCTTAACCTAATGGGTTGGACATGAATTAGGTTAAAGTTTACCCCTTTAGCCCTTTATACATGGGTTGGAGAAGGCCTTTTATAGTCCACAATATTTAGGTCTTGCGTTCGAGATGTACACTGGTTCGAGCAGTAGTGGGTGGCTGGGTGCTGGCTTATTTCTTGCGTGTTGAAAAATGGAGATGTTGGAGATGTACTAGTTCGAGCAGTAGTGGGTGCTcgcttatttctttagcgtgttgAAAAATGGAGATGTACTGGTTCGAGCAGTAGTGGGATGTAGGATCAGGAAAGTGTGGAAATATTACCATTTGAAAATTAAGAATTGGTCGTCAAACAATTTCCTCACTAGTACAGAGTACTCCTTTGTTTCATGGAAGATGACTTTCTTCTTATCGATAAACGTTCAAAAAtctgaccaaaaaaataataaaataaacgtTCAAAAATGGCTGTTATATACCTTCTAGTTTCTACCTACTTGGATAGCAATTTTATCCAGCATCCTAATCAACTATCTCGTCCTCCCCCAAAAATGGTTGCCAACAAGTACTCTACAGTCATCACTATTGTCCTGTTTCTGTTAAGCCCTTGTGCAACTCCATTGACCTTTGATTTCCCCAGTTTTGCCAGTAGTGTCAACAACACTCCATCTCTGGAGGGAGATGCTTTTATCGACGGCAAACTCCTCCGTCTCACCAAAAGCGCTCTAGAAGACTCACAAAACGTGAGCGTTGGTCGAGCCACCTACACACAACCCTTCCTCCTCCGCGAAAGTGCCACCGGAAACCTAGCCGATTTCAGCACAAGTTTCACATTCGCCATCAACTCTCAAAACAGAAACTCTTACGGAGAGGGGCTCGCCTTCTTCCTAGCTCCACAAGGAACTTCACTACGTAACAGCTCAGCAGGATCTGGTGGTAGTCTCGGCCTCCCTGTCAACAGTACCCTTTCAAATGAGTACCCCTATGTGGCGGTGGAGTTTGACATCTTCCAGAGTGAAAATACAGCCATCGGAGATCCCAGCTACCCATACGGTCATGTGGGTATCGACGTCAGCTCTCTCAAATCCGTTATCACCAAGCCTTGGTATGTAAGTATGAAGGAAGGACAGCAAAGTAATAGTGCCAAGATTACTTATAGTTCTGGCACAAAAAATCTAAGCGTGGCCTTCACCACTTATGATGATCTGAGTGGTATCCAAGTAATCAGTTATTTTTCTTACGAACTAGATCTGAAAAAATACTTGCCGGATTGGGTTATTGTTGGGTTCTCGGCTTCGACGGGGAGGTCTATTACTCTGCATAACATCATCTCCTGGAATTTTTCTTCAACTTCGCTTGTTGACTATGATTTGTCTCTAGTCCCTGCGCCAGGccttacttctaaagtcaagcCCAGAAAGGACAATAAACATCTAGTTCTTGTTATTGGTGTTGTTGTTGGGGGGTTTATGCTGGTTGGTGTGTTAGGTTTGGGTTTGTTCAACTCTTGCAAGAGAAAGGCAACAGGAGAAAGTAGTACTGAAATAGAGGGCCTGAGGAGGTTTTCTTATGGAGAAATAGCTTTGGCGACAAGAAATTTTGCCGAGGGAGAAAAGCTTGGAGAGGGAGTAGATGGTGTGGTTTACAAAGGCTTCAGATATGACTTGAACTCGTATGTTACAGTTAAGAAGATGTCCAAGGGATCTACACAAAGGAAGGAGTATAAATCAGACTTGAGAGTCCTGAGTACACTAGATCATCGGAATCTGATGCGACTAATTGGTTGGTGCGACGAACAAGGAGAACTAATACTTGTTTACGACTTCATGCCGAAGGGTGGCTTAGATTTCCATTTGCTCAAAGCAGACAACTTGTTGATTTGGGAGGTCAGATATAAAATTGCTCAAGAATTGGCCTCCGCGTTGCTATATCTACACCAAGAATGGGACTTACAACGTCTGCATGGAAATATCCAATCTAGCAATATTATGTTGGATTCGAATTTGAATGCAAAACTTGGAAATATTCTGTTTACTGAACTTGTGCATGAAGAAATAACTATAGTTAAGGTTGGAAGAATGGGCTACCTAGATCCGGCACATTTGATGAGAGGAAAGACGAGCAAGATGTTAGATGTCTACAGttttggtgttgttgctttgGAGATAGCATGCGGGAGAAAACCTATCGAGCACAATTTTGTCGAGAATC
It encodes:
- the LOC112203528 gene encoding L-type lectin-domain containing receptor kinase IX.1; the encoded protein is MAVIYLLVSTYLDSNFIQHPNQLSRPPPKMVANKYSTVITIVLFLLSPCATPLTFDFPSFASSVNNTPSLEGDAFIDGKLLRLTKSALEDSQNVSVGRATYTQPFLLRESATGNLADFSTSFTFAINSQNRNSYGEGLAFFLAPQGTSLRNSSAGSGGSLGLPVNSTLSNEYPYVAVEFDIFQSENTAIGDPSYPYGHVGIDVSSLKSVITKPWYVSMKEGQQSNSAKITYSSGTKNLSVAFTTYDDLSGIQVISYFSYELDLKKYLPDWVIVGFSASTGRSITLHNIISWNFSSTSLVDYDLSLVPAPGLTSKVKPRKDNKHLVLVIGVVVGGFMLVGVLGLGLFNSCKRKATGESSTEIEGLRRFSYGEIALATRNFAEGEKLGEGVDGVVYKGFRYDLNSYVTVKKMSKGSTQRKEYKSDLRVLSTLDHRNLMRLIGWCDEQGELILVYDFMPKGGLDFHLLKADNLLIWEVRYKIAQELASALLYLHQEWDLQRLHGNIQSSNIMLDSNLNAKLGNILFTELVHEEITIVKVGRMGYLDPAHLMRGKTSKMLDVYSFGVVALEIACGRKPIEHNFVENQINLVKWVWELYREDKIIEAADPKLRGDFDKNQMVCLMVVGLWCAHSDFRFRPSIDEAIQVLNFAAMVPPLILSNDTTGSSSERSTSESSNIYGDSANSS